A window from Neodiprion fabricii isolate iyNeoFabr1 chromosome 2, iyNeoFabr1.1, whole genome shotgun sequence encodes these proteins:
- the LOC124176037 gene encoding glycine-rich RNA-binding protein 2-like, producing the protein MIKTVTILLALALIATAMPQFGIGFGGVGGFGGSQGGYGRQQGGGFGRQQGGGFGGQQGGYGGGFGGGYGGLQGGGYFR; encoded by the exons atgatcaAAACCGTCACGATTCTACTCGCCCTTGCCTTGATTGCAACtgcaatgc CCCAATTCGGGATCGGTTTCGGAGGCGTTGGTGGATTTGGAGGAAGTCAGGGTGGTTACGGTCGGCAACAAGGCGGTGGATTTGGCAGACAACAGGGTGGAGGATTCGGTGGGCAGCAAGGAGGATACGGGGGAGGTTTTGGAGGAGGATATGGCGGACTGCAGGGTGGAGGATACTTCCGTTAA
- the LOC124176026 gene encoding spidroin-1-like: MIKTATILLALAMCATASFQRGSNGGQQGGRWSQGGRQEGFGGWQQRGIGGQGESRWQQGGIGGVQAGIGEQGGFGGQRGGFGGWQQRGFGGQGESGWQQGGIGGAQAGIGEQAGFGGQQGGFGGWQQRGFGGQGESRWQQGGFGGGQAGIGEQAGFGGQQGGFRGKVGGFGGQGESRWQQGAIGGAQAGISEQVVGFGGQQGAFGGKQGGIDAQQVGFGEQEVAFGGIGGLGGLGGLGGFGRQHGGLGGRQQAGFGGRNAGYTY; the protein is encoded by the exons ATGATCAAGACCGCGACGATTTTACTCGCTCTCGCGATGTGCGCTACAGCCTCGT TCCAGAGAGGATCCAACGGTGGACAACAAGGAGGCAGATGGTCCCAAGGAGGACGACAAGAAGGATTCGGTGGTTGGCAGCAGAGAGGAATCGGCGGACAGGGAGAATCCCGTTGGCAGCAAGGAGGAATCGGCGGAGTACAGGCAGGAATCGGTGAACAAGGAGGATTCGGTGGACAGCGAGGAGGATTCGGTGGTTGGCAGCAGAGAGGATTTGGAGGACAGGGAGAATCTGGCTGGCAGCAGGGAGGAATCGGTGGAGCGCAGGCAGGAATTGGCGAACAAGCAGGATTCGGTGGACAGCAAGGAGGATTCGGTGGTTGGCAGCAGAGAGGATTTGGAGGACAGGGAGAATCCCGTTGGCAGCAGGGAGGATTCGGTGGAGGGCAGGCAGGAATTGGCGAACAAGCAGGATTTGGCGGACAGCAAGGAGGGTTCCGTGGAAAAGTTGGAGGATTCGGCGGACAAGGAGAATCTCGTTGGCAGCAAGGAGCAATTGGTGGAGCGCAAGCGGGAATCAGTGAACAAGTTGTAGGATTTGGAGGACAGCAAGGAGCATTCGGTGGGAAACAAGGAGGAATCGATGCCCAGCAAGTTGGCTTCGGTGAACAGGAAGTAGCATTTGGAGGAATAGGAGGACTAGGAGGACTAGGTGGACTAGGAGGATTCGGCAGACAGCACGGAGGACTTGGTGGTAGACAGCAGGCAGGTTTCGGTGGACGGAATGCCGGATATACATACTAG
- the LOC124176029 gene encoding 41 kDa spicule matrix protein-like, which produces MIKTATILLALAMCATASFQRGSNGGQQGGRWSQGGRQEGFGGWQQRGIGGQEESRWQQGGIGGAQAGIGEQGGFGGQQGGFGGWQQRGFGGQGESGWQQGGIGGAQAGIGEQRGFGGQQGGFGGWQQRGFGGQGESGWQQGGISEQGVGFGGQQAGFGGKQGRFIVQQVGLGGQEAGSSGLESFGRQQGGFGWQQEGLAGQRGGFGRQHGRYLY; this is translated from the exons ATGATCAAGACCGCGACGATTTTACTCGCTCTCGCGATGTGCGCTACAGCCTCGT TCCAGAGAGGATCCAACGGTGGACAACAAGGAGGCAGATGGTCCCAAGGAGGACGACAAGAAGGATTCGGTGGTTGGCAGCAGAGAGGAATCGGCGGACAGGAAGAATCCCGTTGGCAGCAAGGAGGAATCGGTGGAGCGCAGGCAGGAATCGGTGAACAAGGAGGATTCGGTGGACAGCAAGGAGGATTCGGTGGTTGGCAGCAGAGAGGATTTGGAGGACAGGGAGAATCTGGCTGGCAGCAGGGAGGAATCGGTGGAGCGCAGGCAGGAATTGGCGAACAACGAGGATTCGGTGGACAGCAAGGAGGATTCGGTGGTTGGCAGCAGAGAGGATTTGGAGGACAGGGAGAATCTGGTTGGCAGCAAGGAGGAATCAGTGAACAAGGTGTAGGATTCGGTGGACAGCAAGCAGGATTCGGAGGAAAACAAGGACGATTCATTGTCCAGCAAGTTGGACTTGGTGGCCAAGAAGCGGGATCCAGTGGATTGGAATCATTCGGTAGACAGCAGGGAGGATTCGGTTGGCAGCAAGAAGGACTTGCTGGACAGAGAGGAGGGTTTGGCAGACAGCACGGCAGATATTTGTACTAG